In the Phaseolus vulgaris cultivar G19833 chromosome 7, P. vulgaris v2.0, whole genome shotgun sequence genome, one interval contains:
- the LOC137829519 gene encoding uncharacterized protein isoform X1 — protein sequence MEKFRNSKHQPPLPQAPGNKQVHRQRLPPNLSPDSCSDGGVVADKDSFSFKFGWRSSKQLLGTPIKKLLDEEMSPKSDTKRRSPGVIARLMGLDGLPFQQPISKQHKGLSENQKTPQLQKTRGKGVPYDGGSSRRGLRDQQEFKDVFEVSEIPKVESSRYPSPGCVDLKANDAEMSFIEQKFMDAKRLATHQDLQSSKDFRDTLEVLDSNKDLLLKYFKRPDSLFKKHLNDLQADPVKSHYGDVETMDIEKYEHEHDLSWRSDREKTGLNYNRSHENHLDGYPCHFDKRHVMHSSPRSSKLQFQGRHEQDAVPTKIVLLKPNLGKVQNGTRIVSSPCSHNFLSGREKDTELCQVTNMPESARSWRQDSFESREIAKEITRQMRNSLNNSGMMLSTSRIAGYAGDDSSCSFSGNESPDVSGEITAILGNSFDLNNRTRRSSRSGESSVSKEAKKRLSERWKMTHKSQELQGISRSSTLAEMLAIPDKELKAANFAGMATGEGFRDKFTPNSEPAKWVEPLGISSRDGWKDGCIGSLSRSKSLPSSSTAFGSPRRFLRTEALRADRYMVPKEAHKRERRAAKNFDHRHGNNRNSRSGHKKSWSLHSSKLEVDEFCADSHTVQNKMNIILEDSPKLEVPSAVADEDMEVTNGKVESSEPLNKVLPELSSHVLIEGDGGAVDKDNSIQQDLSAASTGVTVNHETPVPGLESSCCKDADQPSPVSILEPAFTDDLSSCSECFESLNADLQGLRMQLQLLKLESEDYVEGPMTVSDEDGEEVSPGMLAADKGLCLRTEDSWECSYIIDVLSESGIDGVHLDTILEVWHSLECPVSLSVFDELEERYSDGTACSRSQRRLLFDNINIGILKISEQFSFSRSAIRNAIGSNLTKKGFRDGLLRMLVDEGKVRDGGQGNVVVGESEWMDLKVYIDTIAREVERSLLDDLVAEIIGI from the exons ATGGAGAAATTCCGGAACTCCAAGCACCAGCCTCCTCTTCCTCAAG CTCCGGGGAACAAACAGGTTCATAGACAGCGACTACCACCGAATCTGTCACCTGATTCTTGTTCAGACGGTGGTGTGGTTGCAGACAAGGATTCG TTCTCTTTCAAATTTGGGTGGAGATCTTCAAAACAACTGCTTGGAACTCCGATTAAGAAGTTATTAGACGAAGAGATGTCACCCAAATCTGACACAAAAAGAAGATCCCCTGGAGTCATTGCCAGATTGATGGGTCTTGATGGACTGCCATTTCAGCAGCCTATTAGTAAGCAACATAAGGGGTTGTCTGAAAACCAGAAGACACCACAATTACAGAAAACACGTGGCAAAGGAGTGCCATATGATGGTGGATCATCTAGGAGAGGCTTAAGGGATCAGCAAGAATTTAAGGATGTATTTGAGGTCTCGGAAATTCCAAAGGTAGAGAGCAGTAGATATCCATCACCGGGGTGTGTAGACTTGAAGGCCAATGATGCTGAGATGTCATTCATTGAACAGAAGTTCATGGATGCCAAACGCCTTGCAACTCATCAAGATTTACAGTCTTCAAAGGACTTCCGAGACACACTTGAGGTTTTGGATTCCAACAAGGATCTCCTGCTGAAATACTTTAAGCGGCCAGATTCTTTGTTTAAAAAGCATCTAAATGATCTTCAAGCTGATCCTGTCAAATCACATTATGGTGATGTAGAAACTATGGATATTGAGAAGTATGAACATGAACATGACTTAAGTTGGAGGTCAGATAGGGAGAAAACTGGGTTGAACTACAATAGATCTCATGAAAATCATCTTGATGGTTATCCTTGTCATTTTGACAAAAGACATGTGATGCATAGTTCACCAAGATCATCAAAGCTTCAATTTCAGGGCAGACATGAACAAGATGCAGTCCCCACAAAGATTGTCCTCCTGAAACCCAATCTTGGAAAAGTTCAGAATGGTACCAGAATTGTATCATCACCATGTTCTCACAATTTTCTGTCAGGCCGTGAAAAGGACACTGAACTGTGTCAAGTGACAAATATGCCCGAAAGTGCAAGGTCTTGGAGGCAAGATTCTTTTGAATCTAGAGAAATTGCAAAGGAAATCACTAGGCAAATGAGAAATAGTCTTAACAATAGCGGCATGATGCTTTCAACTTCTAGAATTGCAGGATATGCTGGGGATGATAGTTCATGTAGTTTTTCTGGTAATGAATCTCCTGACGTGTCTGGGGAAATAACTGCAATTTTGGGAAATTCGTTTGACTTAAACAACCGTACTAGGCGATCTTCCCGTTCTGGTGAATCTTCTGTCAGTAAAGAGGCAAAGAAGAGATTATCAGAGAGGTGGAAAATGACACACAAGTCTCAAGAGCTGCAAGGCATCAGTAGGAGCAGCACGCTGGCAGAAATGCTTGCTATCCCTGACAAAGAATTGAAGGCTGCAAATTTTGCCGGCATGGCTACTGGGGAAGGTTTCCGTGATAAGTTTACTCCCAATAGTGAACCTGCTAAATGGGTTGAACCATTGGGTATCAGTAGCAGGGATGGTTGGAAGGATGGCTGCATTGGCAGTTTGTCAAGGTCAAAATCTCTTCCTTCTTCCTCCACTGCCTTTGGAAGTCCTAGAAGATTCTTGCGCACTGAAGCACTTCGTGCTGATCGATATATGGTGCCAAAGGAAGCCCATAAACGCGAGAGAAGAGCAGCAAAGAATTTTGATCATAGACATGGTAATAACAGAAACTCAAGATCTGGTCACAAGAAGTCTTGGTCTTTGCATTCGTCAAAGCTAGAAGTTGATGAGTTTTGTGCTGACTCGCATACAGTTCAGAATAAAATGAATATCATTCTTGAAGATTCGCCCAAGCTTGAAGTTCCAAGTGCAGTTGCTGATGAGGACATGGAGGTGACAAATGGAAAAGTTGAGTCTTCTGAACCTTTGAATAAGGTGCTTCCTGAATTATCTTCTCATGTTTTGATAGAAGGTGATGGTGGCGCGGTTGACAAAGACAATTCAATACAGCAG GATCTATCAGCTGCGTCGACTGGTGTAACAGTCAACCATGAAACACCTGTTCCTGGACTTGAATCTTCTTGCTGTAAAGATGCTGATCAACCCAGCCCTGTCTCCATCCTAGAGCCTGCTTTTACAGATGATCTGTCTTCTTGTTCTGAATGTTTTGAAAGTCTCAATGCTGATCTACAAG GGCTGCGAATGCAACTCCAGTTGCTGAAGTTGGAATCTGAAGATTATGTGGAGGGACCCATGACAGTAAGTGATGAAGATGGTGAGGAAGTATCTCCTGGAATGTTAGCAGCAGACAAAGGATTGTGTCTAAGAACTGAAGATAGCTGGGAATGTTCCTACATTATTGATGTCTTGTCCGAATCTGGCATTGATGGAGTTCATCTGGATACAATTTTGGAAGTTTGGCATTCCCTAGAATGCCCTGTGAGTCTTTCGGTGTTTGATGAACTTGAAGAAAGGTATAGTGATGGGACAGCTTGTTCAAGGTCTCAAAGGAGATTACTTTTTGACAATATAAATATAGGAATTCTGAAGATCAGTGAGCAATTCTCTTTCTCTAGATCAGCAATCAGAAATGCCATTGGTTCTAATTTGACCAAAAAGGGGTTCCGAGATGGGCTTCTGAGGATGCTAGTGGACGAAGGAAAAGTAAGGGATGGTGGTCAGGGGAATGTGGTGGTTGGGGAATCTGAGTGGATGGACCTGAAAGTTTACATTGATACAATAGCCAGGGAAGTTGAGAGATCGTTGTTAGATGATTTAGTGGCAGAGATAATCGGTATCTAG
- the LOC137829519 gene encoding uncharacterized protein isoform X2, protein MSPKSDTKRRSPGVIARLMGLDGLPFQQPISKQHKGLSENQKTPQLQKTRGKGVPYDGGSSRRGLRDQQEFKDVFEVSEIPKVESSRYPSPGCVDLKANDAEMSFIEQKFMDAKRLATHQDLQSSKDFRDTLEVLDSNKDLLLKYFKRPDSLFKKHLNDLQADPVKSHYGDVETMDIEKYEHEHDLSWRSDREKTGLNYNRSHENHLDGYPCHFDKRHVMHSSPRSSKLQFQGRHEQDAVPTKIVLLKPNLGKVQNGTRIVSSPCSHNFLSGREKDTELCQVTNMPESARSWRQDSFESREIAKEITRQMRNSLNNSGMMLSTSRIAGYAGDDSSCSFSGNESPDVSGEITAILGNSFDLNNRTRRSSRSGESSVSKEAKKRLSERWKMTHKSQELQGISRSSTLAEMLAIPDKELKAANFAGMATGEGFRDKFTPNSEPAKWVEPLGISSRDGWKDGCIGSLSRSKSLPSSSTAFGSPRRFLRTEALRADRYMVPKEAHKRERRAAKNFDHRHGNNRNSRSGHKKSWSLHSSKLEVDEFCADSHTVQNKMNIILEDSPKLEVPSAVADEDMEVTNGKVESSEPLNKVLPELSSHVLIEGDGGAVDKDNSIQQDLSAASTGVTVNHETPVPGLESSCCKDADQPSPVSILEPAFTDDLSSCSECFESLNADLQGLRMQLQLLKLESEDYVEGPMTVSDEDGEEVSPGMLAADKGLCLRTEDSWECSYIIDVLSESGIDGVHLDTILEVWHSLECPVSLSVFDELEERYSDGTACSRSQRRLLFDNINIGILKISEQFSFSRSAIRNAIGSNLTKKGFRDGLLRMLVDEGKVRDGGQGNVVVGESEWMDLKVYIDTIAREVERSLLDDLVAEIIGI, encoded by the exons ATGTCACCCAAATCTGACACAAAAAGAAGATCCCCTGGAGTCATTGCCAGATTGATGGGTCTTGATGGACTGCCATTTCAGCAGCCTATTAGTAAGCAACATAAGGGGTTGTCTGAAAACCAGAAGACACCACAATTACAGAAAACACGTGGCAAAGGAGTGCCATATGATGGTGGATCATCTAGGAGAGGCTTAAGGGATCAGCAAGAATTTAAGGATGTATTTGAGGTCTCGGAAATTCCAAAGGTAGAGAGCAGTAGATATCCATCACCGGGGTGTGTAGACTTGAAGGCCAATGATGCTGAGATGTCATTCATTGAACAGAAGTTCATGGATGCCAAACGCCTTGCAACTCATCAAGATTTACAGTCTTCAAAGGACTTCCGAGACACACTTGAGGTTTTGGATTCCAACAAGGATCTCCTGCTGAAATACTTTAAGCGGCCAGATTCTTTGTTTAAAAAGCATCTAAATGATCTTCAAGCTGATCCTGTCAAATCACATTATGGTGATGTAGAAACTATGGATATTGAGAAGTATGAACATGAACATGACTTAAGTTGGAGGTCAGATAGGGAGAAAACTGGGTTGAACTACAATAGATCTCATGAAAATCATCTTGATGGTTATCCTTGTCATTTTGACAAAAGACATGTGATGCATAGTTCACCAAGATCATCAAAGCTTCAATTTCAGGGCAGACATGAACAAGATGCAGTCCCCACAAAGATTGTCCTCCTGAAACCCAATCTTGGAAAAGTTCAGAATGGTACCAGAATTGTATCATCACCATGTTCTCACAATTTTCTGTCAGGCCGTGAAAAGGACACTGAACTGTGTCAAGTGACAAATATGCCCGAAAGTGCAAGGTCTTGGAGGCAAGATTCTTTTGAATCTAGAGAAATTGCAAAGGAAATCACTAGGCAAATGAGAAATAGTCTTAACAATAGCGGCATGATGCTTTCAACTTCTAGAATTGCAGGATATGCTGGGGATGATAGTTCATGTAGTTTTTCTGGTAATGAATCTCCTGACGTGTCTGGGGAAATAACTGCAATTTTGGGAAATTCGTTTGACTTAAACAACCGTACTAGGCGATCTTCCCGTTCTGGTGAATCTTCTGTCAGTAAAGAGGCAAAGAAGAGATTATCAGAGAGGTGGAAAATGACACACAAGTCTCAAGAGCTGCAAGGCATCAGTAGGAGCAGCACGCTGGCAGAAATGCTTGCTATCCCTGACAAAGAATTGAAGGCTGCAAATTTTGCCGGCATGGCTACTGGGGAAGGTTTCCGTGATAAGTTTACTCCCAATAGTGAACCTGCTAAATGGGTTGAACCATTGGGTATCAGTAGCAGGGATGGTTGGAAGGATGGCTGCATTGGCAGTTTGTCAAGGTCAAAATCTCTTCCTTCTTCCTCCACTGCCTTTGGAAGTCCTAGAAGATTCTTGCGCACTGAAGCACTTCGTGCTGATCGATATATGGTGCCAAAGGAAGCCCATAAACGCGAGAGAAGAGCAGCAAAGAATTTTGATCATAGACATGGTAATAACAGAAACTCAAGATCTGGTCACAAGAAGTCTTGGTCTTTGCATTCGTCAAAGCTAGAAGTTGATGAGTTTTGTGCTGACTCGCATACAGTTCAGAATAAAATGAATATCATTCTTGAAGATTCGCCCAAGCTTGAAGTTCCAAGTGCAGTTGCTGATGAGGACATGGAGGTGACAAATGGAAAAGTTGAGTCTTCTGAACCTTTGAATAAGGTGCTTCCTGAATTATCTTCTCATGTTTTGATAGAAGGTGATGGTGGCGCGGTTGACAAAGACAATTCAATACAGCAG GATCTATCAGCTGCGTCGACTGGTGTAACAGTCAACCATGAAACACCTGTTCCTGGACTTGAATCTTCTTGCTGTAAAGATGCTGATCAACCCAGCCCTGTCTCCATCCTAGAGCCTGCTTTTACAGATGATCTGTCTTCTTGTTCTGAATGTTTTGAAAGTCTCAATGCTGATCTACAAG GGCTGCGAATGCAACTCCAGTTGCTGAAGTTGGAATCTGAAGATTATGTGGAGGGACCCATGACAGTAAGTGATGAAGATGGTGAGGAAGTATCTCCTGGAATGTTAGCAGCAGACAAAGGATTGTGTCTAAGAACTGAAGATAGCTGGGAATGTTCCTACATTATTGATGTCTTGTCCGAATCTGGCATTGATGGAGTTCATCTGGATACAATTTTGGAAGTTTGGCATTCCCTAGAATGCCCTGTGAGTCTTTCGGTGTTTGATGAACTTGAAGAAAGGTATAGTGATGGGACAGCTTGTTCAAGGTCTCAAAGGAGATTACTTTTTGACAATATAAATATAGGAATTCTGAAGATCAGTGAGCAATTCTCTTTCTCTAGATCAGCAATCAGAAATGCCATTGGTTCTAATTTGACCAAAAAGGGGTTCCGAGATGGGCTTCTGAGGATGCTAGTGGACGAAGGAAAAGTAAGGGATGGTGGTCAGGGGAATGTGGTGGTTGGGGAATCTGAGTGGATGGACCTGAAAGTTTACATTGATACAATAGCCAGGGAAGTTGAGAGATCGTTGTTAGATGATTTAGTGGCAGAGATAATCGGTATCTAG